TACCATATTTATCTATCTTTGCTAGCACCGTCATATCTCATCTGATACTCTCAATTTCTCTTCCAGTTCACTGGGGAACAAAATATTTTCCAATACCAGTTTCGATTCATGAGCTCCACCATGATTGCTCCTGGACTTTTGTTTGTATAAATATTCCAGAGTTTGGTTTTATTTCTGATACTCAAGAAACAGTTCATTTATTCTCTATATCTTTCAAAAAACTTATGTAGAGAACAGTTCCATCTTGCACATTATTTTGAATAATATAGTTCTCAACTTGTGCGTCATTTTCAAACGTATATCGTAAGGTAACATAGTCTCATCTTAGTAAATCTCTTGGATCTACGGGAGCCGTTTCTAAAAATATTTCTTCACCCGAATAGAGAGTGTATTCTTGAACTCATATAATGATTCAAA
This genomic interval from Candidatus Gracilibacteria bacterium contains the following:
- a CDS encoding GDYXXLXY domain-containing protein: MENTTKPTLKALIVTIVGIIAFLGIIIGVQEYTLYSGEEIFLETAPVDPRDLLRGDYVTLRYTFENDAQVENYIIQNNVQDGTVLYISFLKDIENKGTVSGVSEIKPNSGIFIQTKVQEQSWWSSGIETGIGKYFVPQGTGREIESIRGDMTVLAKIDKYGTAKIVDIYYQGEIINPKTFKAP